The genomic region CAACATCGGGGAGAGATCTCCATTGAGAGCAAGGAAAACGTCGGGACCACGGTAACTATTCGGTTGCCTACCGCCAAACCCCATTAATGACCATTTAAGCTTATCGATCTTTAGGAAGCTGGCGGTCAAATTATCAGACTCTGAAAAATGTCGGTTCTCAAAAGACCATAAAGACTAAAGCTTCCCAAGCGCTTTTGATTTTCCTTTGGTTTGAAAACCCGGTATGTTAATATAAGCTGGATTTTTATGAAGAACCAGGGCTTGTCGAACCGGTTGCATTAGCTATCAGCTATGGAAATTCTGTTTGTCCTTTTGGGCATTTTTAGCTCTTCATTTCTGATTGCCCTTTCCGGGGCCTTGATACCCGGACCGCTGCTGACCATTACCATCACTGAGGCTAGTCGTCGAGGCTTTTGGGCCGGGCCGCTAATCATCCTGGGACACGGATTACTAGAGTTCACGCTGCTTATCCTGTTACTGCTGGGAGTCGGAGCTCTGGTCAACCAGCCCTATATTATGGGTGGGGTGGCCCTGATGGGGGCCGGCCTGTTATGGTGGATGGGTCTGGGCCTGCTTAAAGAGGCCCGACAGGCGCAACCGTCCCTGAATCAGAACCACAGCTGCAGCATACACCCGATCTGGGCTGGAATACTGATGAGCCTGGCCAACCCTTACTGGCTTATCTGGTGGCTCACCCTGGGACTGGGATATGTGATGTTTGCCTATAAATATGGTTTCTGGGGTATTGCCTTTTTCTTTTTCGGCCATATTCTGGCCGACCTGGGCTGGTACTCATTGGTGTCCCTGGCAGTGGCCCAGGGGAAACAGTTCCTGTCCGATCGCCTTTATCATGGCTTTATGGTGTTTTGTGCCCTGTTTCTGCTCGGTTTCGGTTGCTACTTCGGAATTCAGGGGGTCAGAATGTGTTGGTTTTCCTAAAAACCCTTATCAACTAACGGAATAAAAATGATTCAAGAAGTCTTATTGGTAGGCCTGTTAGAAGTCAATTGTTATATCTTGGGGGACGAAGACACTGCCGAAGCAGTAGTGATTGATCCCGGCGGCGATGCTCCGGAGATTCTTGACACCCTCCAGCGCAAGAACCTGCAATTAAAGATGATCATCAACACCCATGGGCATTTCGATCATGTCGACGCCAACCAGCCGCTGAAGGAGGCTACCGGCGCGCCGATTGCCATTCACCCGGCCGACGCGACCATGCTCAGCCAACCCTCGGCGGAAGCCCTGTTCTTTACCGGTGGCCGGGTGCGCCCTTCTGAGGCTGATATCTTGCTGAATGAGGGAGACCTGGTGACATTTGGCAAATATCAGCTCAAAGTTCTGCATACCCCCGGACATACACCAGGGGGCATCTCTCTGGTAATGCAAAATGATCCGATCGTCTATGTTGGTGATACCTTGTTTGCCGGGTCCATCGGGCGGACTGATTTTCCCGGCGGTTCTTTCGAAGAGTTGATCAGATCGGTGCGCGAAAAGATATTCCCCTTGGGGGACCATTATCTGGTCATGCCCGGTCATGGTCCGGCCACTACCGTGGGCCAGGAACGCAAGTACAATCCTTTTTTTTAATTTCCCGGAAGTTTAGTGGTCAGGAAATGGGAAGGTTCGGATTGCGGCCAAGGTTTCTTAAAAATTAGCCTCCTTTATGGCAAAGATCTTGAGAGAAAAAAAAATCCTGGTAGGCGTGTCCGGCGGCATCGCGGCTTATAAGGCCGCCGAACTGGTGCGCTTGCTGGTTACCTCAGGGGCTGGGGTCCAAGTAGTGATGACCCGGAGTGCGCAAGAATTTATCAGCCCCTTAACGTTTGAAGCACTGTCAGGGTCGCCGGTCCGCACCGCCCTGTTTGGTCCCGGCACGGTTCCACTGGAACATGTCAGCCTGGGGCAGGAAGTGGACGCCATTGTCCTGGCCCCGGCGACGGCCAACCTAATCGGCAAACTGGCGGCGGGCATCGGCGATGATCTGCTGACCACTCTGCTCTTAGCCGCCATCCGGCCGGTGTTAATCTGCCCGGCGATGAATGTTAAAATGTATGAAAACCGAATGGTTCAGGATAATTTAGATCGTCTCCGCCGGGCCGGATTTCACATAATGCCGCCAGCGGCGGGAGTATTGGCCTGTGGGGCGGAGGGCTGGGGGCGGTTGCCGGAACCGGCTAACATCGTCGAGGAGGTGGCAGCGCTCTTGACTCCTAAAGATCTGGAGGGCTGCCAGATTTTAGTTACGGCTGGGCCAACTCACGAAGACCTGGACCCGGTGCGGTTTTTGACCAACCGTTCCACCGGCAAAATGGGCTATGCCCTGACCCGGGTGGCCCGACGCCGGGGGGCGAACGTCTGGCTGGTGAGCGGTCCTTCAACACAACCCTGCCCGCCAGGGGTGACGCGCTTTATGGTCCGCACCGCCCTGGAGATGCAAGAAGTGGTGATGGAGCATTTCCCCCAGACGGATGTAGTGTTGATGGCCGCCGCGGTCAGTGATTATCGACCGGCCAGCTTTGTCGGCACCAAGATTAAGCGCGGCGGCGAGGAAATGATCCTCAGACTCAACCATAATCCCGACATTTTGCTGGAGTTGGGCAAGCAGAAGACCGGCCAGATTCTGGTAGGCTTTGCAGCTGAAACCGATGATCTTGAGAGCCACGCCCTGCAAAAACTGAAACGCAAGAATCTGGATCTGATCGTTGCCAACGATATCAACCGAGCTGATTCCGGCTTTGCGGTCGATACCAATGAAGTCACCCTGATCCACCGCGACGGCCAGGTGGAGCCCTTGCCGTTGCTTTCCAAGGAAGAGGTGGCGGACCGGGTCCTGGATTGGGTGGCGACCGTGTGGCCGGGCAGCCGGTCTGGGACTGGTCATGTCTGAGCCGTTGCGGAAAGAATTGTCTCGCCTGGTAGCCCAGTTGCGGGGTTGGCTGGCCTTTCAACAGCGACTGGGGCTGGCGGCTTTACCCGGTGCCAGGCTGACCGACCAGGACCAACCGGAAGCTGACCGCGCCAGGATTTCTCCTTCAGAACCGAAGTCAGTTCTGAGCTTAGAAGAAATCCGGGCCGAGTTGGAAGACTGCCAGCGCTGTAAGTTGAGCCGCACTCGTAAACAAGTGGTATTTGGGGCCGGGAACCCCCATGCCCGGCTGGTGTTTATCGGCGAAGCTCCAGGAGAGGAAGAAGATCTGCAAGGAGTGCCTTTTGTGGGCGCGGCCGGCCAATTACTCGATCGTCTGTTTGACAGATTGGGGCTGCGACGCCAGGAAGTCTATATCACGAACATCGTTAAATGCCGTCCTCCTGGCAATCGCAATCCGGAAGCGGATGAAATCAACACCTGTTTGCCCTTTC from Deltaproteobacteria bacterium harbors:
- a CDS encoding LysE family transporter gives rise to the protein MEILFVLLGIFSSSFLIALSGALIPGPLLTITITEASRRGFWAGPLIILGHGLLEFTLLILLLLGVGALVNQPYIMGGVALMGAGLLWWMGLGLLKEARQAQPSLNQNHSCSIHPIWAGILMSLANPYWLIWWLTLGLGYVMFAYKYGFWGIAFFFFGHILADLGWYSLVSLAVAQGKQFLSDRLYHGFMVFCALFLLGFGCYFGIQGVRMCWFS
- the coaBC gene encoding bifunctional phosphopantothenoylcysteine decarboxylase/phosphopantothenate--cysteine ligase CoaBC, producing the protein MLREKKILVGVSGGIAAYKAAELVRLLVTSGAGVQVVMTRSAQEFISPLTFEALSGSPVRTALFGPGTVPLEHVSLGQEVDAIVLAPATANLIGKLAAGIGDDLLTTLLLAAIRPVLICPAMNVKMYENRMVQDNLDRLRRAGFHIMPPAAGVLACGAEGWGRLPEPANIVEEVAALLTPKDLEGCQILVTAGPTHEDLDPVRFLTNRSTGKMGYALTRVARRRGANVWLVSGPSTQPCPPGVTRFMVRTALEMQEVVMEHFPQTDVVLMAAAVSDYRPASFVGTKIKRGGEEMILRLNHNPDILLELGKQKTGQILVGFAAETDDLESHALQKLKRKNLDLIVANDINRADSGFAVDTNEVTLIHRDGQVEPLPLLSKEEVADRVLDWVATVWPGSRSGTGHV
- a CDS encoding MBL fold metallo-hydrolase encodes the protein MIQEVLLVGLLEVNCYILGDEDTAEAVVIDPGGDAPEILDTLQRKNLQLKMIINTHGHFDHVDANQPLKEATGAPIAIHPADATMLSQPSAEALFFTGGRVRPSEADILLNEGDLVTFGKYQLKVLHTPGHTPGGISLVMQNDPIVYVGDTLFAGSIGRTDFPGGSFEELIRSVREKIFPLGDHYLVMPGHGPATTVGQERKYNPFF
- a CDS encoding uracil-DNA glycosylase is translated as MSEPLRKELSRLVAQLRGWLAFQQRLGLAALPGARLTDQDQPEADRARISPSEPKSVLSLEEIRAELEDCQRCKLSRTRKQVVFGAGNPHARLVFIGEAPGEEEDLQGVPFVGAAGQLLDRLFDRLGLRRQEVYITNIVKCRPPGNRNPEADEINTCLPFLKKQLQAIQPQIICTLGRIATQVLLGTPVPLNRLRGQWQKWQDIELMPTFHPSYLLRFPAERKKTWEDMQKVMAVYGSGHHGA